A window of Streptomyces sp. DG1A-41 contains these coding sequences:
- a CDS encoding ABC transporter ATP-binding protein, with protein sequence MSDVLELQDVSVVREGRALVDQVSWSVKEGERWVILGPNGAGKTTLLNLASTYLFPSSGTAAILGETLGRPGTDVFELRPRIGMAGIAMADKLPKRQTVLETVLTAAYGMTATWHEDYEEIDEQRARAFLDRLGMSEYLERKFGTLSEGERKRTLIARALMTDPELLLLDEPAAGLDLGGREDLVRRLGRLARDPIAPSMLMVTHHVEEIPPGFTHVLMIRQGKVLAAGPLELELTSRNLSLCFGLPLVVEQAGERWTAQGLPLS encoded by the coding sequence ATGAGCGATGTTCTGGAGCTTCAGGACGTATCCGTGGTCCGCGAGGGCCGGGCTCTGGTGGACCAGGTCTCCTGGTCGGTCAAGGAGGGCGAGCGCTGGGTCATCCTGGGCCCGAACGGCGCCGGCAAGACCACCCTCCTCAACCTCGCTTCCACCTACCTCTTCCCCAGCTCGGGCACCGCCGCCATCCTCGGCGAGACCCTCGGCAGGCCCGGCACCGACGTCTTCGAGCTGCGCCCGCGCATCGGCATGGCCGGCATCGCCATGGCCGACAAGCTCCCCAAGCGCCAGACGGTCCTGGAGACGGTGCTGACCGCCGCGTACGGCATGACCGCCACCTGGCACGAGGACTACGAGGAGATCGACGAACAGCGCGCCCGCGCCTTCCTCGACCGCCTCGGCATGAGCGAGTACCTGGAGCGCAAGTTCGGCACGCTCTCCGAGGGCGAGCGCAAGCGCACCCTCATCGCCCGCGCCCTGATGACCGACCCCGAACTGCTGCTCCTCGACGAGCCCGCCGCCGGCCTCGACCTCGGCGGCCGCGAGGACCTCGTCCGCCGCCTCGGACGTCTCGCCCGCGACCCGATCGCCCCCTCGATGCTCATGGTCACCCACCATGTCGAGGAGATCCCGCCGGGCTTCACGCACGTCCTCATGATCCGCCAGGGCAAGGTGCTGGCCGCCGGCCCGCTGGAGCTCGAACTCACCTCCCGCAACCTCTCCCTCTGCTTCGGCCTCCCGCTCGTCGTCGAACAGGCGGGCGAGCGCTGGACGGCACAGGGCCTCCCGCTGTCCTGA